A portion of the Pedobacter cryoconitis genome contains these proteins:
- a CDS encoding pyruvate dehydrogenase complex dihydrolipoamide acetyltransferase, producing the protein MAEVVKMPKMSDTMTEGVMAKWHKKVGDKVKSGDVLAEVETDKATMDLESYWDGTILFIGVEEGKAVPVDAVIAVIGKEGEDYKAALDAEGAAAPAKGEKAAEEKPVEEAPKAETKGAAVTDADLEKQGVTVVRMPLLSDTMTEGVIAEWHKKVGDKIKNDDILADVETDKATMEVMGYADGTLLHIGVEKGAAAKVNGIIAIVGPEGFDISGILNQGDAPAKPAADKPAADQADAPVKEAAPAEAQEETHTADGSRLKASPLAKRIAKEKGIDLAQVAGSADGGRIIKKDIENFKPAAAAAKGTEAASAPASAEKSAPVLAQYIGEEKYTEKPVSQMRKVIAKRLSESLFTAPHFYLTMSIDMDAAMAARVKMNEFSPVKLSFNDLVIKAVAVALKQHPNVNSSWLGDKIRYNEHVNVGVAIAVEDGLLVPVVRFADGKSLSRISAEVKDFAQRAKAKKLQPSDWEGSTFTVSNLGMFGIDEFTAIINTPDSCILAVGGISQVPVVKNGAVVPGNVMKVTLSCDHRTVDGATGAAFLQTFKALLEEPVRLLV; encoded by the coding sequence ATGGCTGAAGTAGTTAAGATGCCCAAAATGAGCGACACCATGACCGAAGGGGTAATGGCGAAGTGGCATAAAAAAGTTGGCGATAAAGTTAAAAGTGGAGATGTTCTGGCAGAAGTAGAAACCGATAAGGCGACTATGGATCTGGAATCCTACTGGGATGGCACCATCCTTTTTATTGGTGTAGAAGAAGGTAAAGCTGTTCCTGTTGATGCTGTAATTGCAGTTATCGGTAAAGAAGGCGAAGATTATAAAGCTGCTCTTGACGCAGAAGGTGCTGCTGCACCGGCAAAAGGGGAAAAAGCTGCTGAAGAAAAACCTGTTGAAGAAGCTCCGAAAGCTGAAACAAAAGGTGCTGCGGTAACTGATGCTGATCTGGAAAAACAAGGGGTTACGGTAGTCCGTATGCCATTGTTAAGCGATACCATGACTGAAGGCGTAATTGCTGAATGGCATAAAAAAGTAGGTGATAAAATTAAAAATGATGATATCCTTGCTGATGTAGAAACCGATAAGGCGACTATGGAAGTAATGGGTTATGCAGATGGAACTTTATTACATATTGGTGTAGAAAAAGGAGCTGCTGCAAAAGTAAACGGTATTATCGCGATAGTAGGTCCGGAAGGATTTGATATCAGCGGAATATTAAACCAGGGTGATGCTCCGGCAAAACCTGCTGCAGATAAACCAGCTGCTGATCAAGCAGATGCTCCTGTTAAAGAAGCTGCTCCTGCAGAAGCACAAGAAGAAACACATACAGCTGATGGTTCACGCCTGAAAGCTTCTCCTTTAGCTAAAAGAATTGCAAAAGAAAAAGGTATAGATCTTGCACAGGTTGCAGGTAGTGCTGATGGTGGCCGTATCATTAAGAAAGATATCGAAAACTTCAAGCCTGCTGCTGCGGCTGCAAAAGGTACAGAAGCTGCTTCAGCTCCTGCATCTGCTGAGAAATCAGCACCAGTTCTTGCACAATATATCGGCGAAGAAAAATATACAGAGAAACCAGTTTCTCAAATGCGTAAAGTAATCGCGAAAAGATTATCAGAAAGCTTATTCACTGCGCCGCACTTCTATCTTACGATGAGTATTGATATGGATGCTGCAATGGCTGCACGTGTGAAGATGAATGAATTCTCTCCGGTTAAACTTTCATTCAATGATTTAGTGATCAAAGCAGTGGCTGTTGCCTTAAAACAACATCCAAATGTGAACTCTTCATGGTTAGGGGATAAAATCCGTTACAATGAACATGTGAACGTTGGAGTAGCTATTGCCGTTGAAGACGGATTATTAGTTCCTGTGGTACGTTTTGCTGATGGAAAATCATTGTCACGTATCTCAGCTGAGGTTAAAGATTTCGCACAACGTGCAAAAGCTAAAAAACTTCAGCCTTCAGACTGGGAAGGTTCAACTTTCACCGTATCTAACTTAGGTATGTTCGGTATTGATGAATTTACAGCTATTATTAATACACCTGATTCTTGTATCCTTGCAGTAGGCGGGATTTCACAAGTACCAGTAGTTAAAAATGGTGCTGTTGTTCCTGGAAATGTAATGAAAGTTACTTTGAGCTGTGATCACCGTACGGTAGATGGCGCTACAGGTGCTGCATTCTTACAAACATTCAAAGCATTATTAGAAGAACCAGTAAGATTATTAGTTTAA
- a CDS encoding CapA family protein — protein MKTKITCFILLAVATSLILLSCTGNVNMAAEQHTAVQRDTTSKSRKDTLTITAVGDIMLGSAYPSKSNLPADDAVGSFKNVASFLKGDIVFGNLEGCFLNTGKSTKCKDTIGNSCFAFRMPERYAGIYKEAGFNLLSVANNHVGDFGWKGRKRSAAILDSLDIKYAGLTSHPYTIFEKDSVKYGFCAFAPNENTVSINQADSAKQLVAFLKKQVDIVIVSFHGGGEGARFEHVPRTNEIFYKENRGDVYAFAHAVIDAGADIVLGQGPHVTRAVEVYKNKFIAYSLGNFCTYGMFSLKGPNGFAPLLQVKINGKGDFLYADVISVKQDKVHRLTLDTAQTAFKKIISLTAADFPGHRLKFTDQQIRVKD, from the coding sequence ATGAAAACAAAAATAACCTGCTTTATTCTCCTTGCTGTAGCAACCAGCCTGATTTTATTGAGCTGTACAGGAAATGTGAATATGGCTGCTGAGCAACATACAGCTGTTCAAAGAGATACGACTTCAAAATCAAGAAAGGATACACTGACTATTACCGCTGTTGGCGACATTATGCTGGGCTCTGCATATCCTTCAAAGTCAAATCTGCCTGCAGATGATGCAGTTGGCAGTTTTAAAAATGTAGCTTCTTTTTTAAAGGGGGATATCGTATTCGGAAATTTGGAAGGATGTTTTCTGAATACCGGGAAATCAACGAAGTGTAAGGATACTATTGGCAATAGCTGTTTCGCTTTCAGAATGCCGGAACGTTATGCAGGAATTTATAAGGAAGCAGGGTTTAATTTATTGAGTGTAGCGAATAACCATGTTGGGGATTTTGGCTGGAAAGGAAGAAAACGCAGTGCTGCAATCCTGGATTCACTGGACATTAAATATGCTGGTTTAACTTCTCACCCGTATACAATTTTTGAAAAAGACAGTGTTAAATATGGTTTCTGTGCTTTTGCACCTAATGAAAATACGGTTTCTATCAACCAGGCAGATAGTGCAAAGCAATTGGTTGCTTTCCTAAAAAAGCAGGTCGATATTGTAATTGTTTCTTTCCATGGTGGTGGTGAGGGCGCAAGGTTTGAGCATGTACCCAGAACTAATGAGATCTTCTATAAGGAAAACCGGGGGGATGTTTATGCTTTCGCGCATGCGGTAATTGATGCTGGTGCAGATATTGTATTAGGACAAGGTCCTCATGTTACGCGTGCGGTTGAGGTTTACAAAAACAAGTTTATTGCGTATAGCCTTGGGAATTTCTGTACGTATGGGATGTTCAGCCTAAAAGGTCCGAATGGCTTTGCTCCGCTTTTACAGGTAAAGATCAATGGCAAGGGAGATTTTTTATATGCTGATGTTATTTCTGTAAAGCAGGATAAAGTTCACCGCCTTACTTTAGATACAGCACAAACTGCTTTCAAAAAAATAATTTCTTTAACAGCTGCCGATTTCCCTGGCCATCGTCTAAAGTTTACTGACCAGCAGATCCGGGTGAAGGATTAA
- a CDS encoding SPFH domain-containing protein has protein sequence MNYAMYIFFFFVLIVLFSSFVTVKQGTIAVVTVFGKYRRQLRPGLNFKIPLIEVIHSRISIQNRSVELSFQAVTQDQANVYFKAMLLYSVLNHDEETIKNVAFKFVDATNLMQALIRTIEGSIRAYVATQKQANVLAQRNEIVMHVKEQIDIVLESWGYHLQDLQLNDITFDDEIMRSMSRVVASNNLKAAAENEGQALLITKTKGAEADGNAIKIAAAAEREAAQLRGQGIALFRAEVAHGMTKAAQEMEEANLDISVILFTMWTESIKHFAENSDGNVIFLDGSTDGMNKTMKEMMAMQVQKPKN, from the coding sequence ATGAATTACGCCATGTACATTTTTTTCTTCTTTGTCCTGATCGTGCTTTTTAGCTCTTTTGTAACGGTAAAGCAAGGTACAATTGCAGTTGTTACGGTCTTTGGAAAGTATAGACGCCAGTTAAGGCCAGGACTGAATTTTAAAATTCCGCTTATTGAGGTTATCCACTCCAGGATCTCTATACAGAACCGTTCAGTGGAGTTATCTTTCCAGGCAGTGACGCAAGATCAGGCCAATGTATATTTTAAGGCCATGCTGCTCTATTCAGTGTTGAATCACGATGAAGAAACGATTAAGAACGTTGCTTTTAAGTTTGTAGATGCAACCAATCTGATGCAGGCACTGATCCGTACCATTGAGGGTTCTATCAGGGCTTATGTAGCGACTCAGAAACAGGCTAATGTTTTAGCACAGCGAAATGAGATTGTAATGCATGTGAAAGAACAGATTGATATTGTTTTAGAATCATGGGGTTATCATTTACAGGATCTTCAATTAAATGATATTACTTTCGATGATGAGATTATGCGCTCTATGAGCCGTGTAGTAGCTTCAAATAATCTTAAAGCTGCCGCAGAGAATGAAGGACAAGCTTTATTAATTACGAAAACCAAGGGTGCTGAAGCTGATGGTAATGCCATTAAAATTGCCGCAGCGGCAGAACGTGAGGCCGCACAATTGCGTGGACAGGGTATCGCTTTATTCAGAGCTGAGGTTGCGCATGGTATGACCAAAGCTGCGCAGGAAATGGAAGAGGCAAATCTTGATATCTCGGTGATCTTGTTCACCATGTGGACTGAATCTATCAAGCATTTTGCAGAGAACAGTGATGGTAATGTGATTTTCCTTGACGGTTCTACCGACGGAATGAACAAAACAATGAAAGAAATGATGGCTATGCAAGTACAGAAGCCTAAGAACTAA
- the pdhA gene encoding pyruvate dehydrogenase (acetyl-transferring) E1 component subunit alpha yields the protein MSAVEINKDTYLKWFESMLLMRKFEEKTGQLYGQQKIRGFCHLYIGQEAVVAGAISALQPEDSMITAYRDHAHALAKGVSANSIMAEMYGKATGCSKGKGGSMHMFSKEHNFYGGHGIVGGQIPLGAGIAFAEKYKGTKNVNVCYMGDGAVRQGALNEAFNMAMLWKLPVIFVCENNGYAMGTSVERTTNMLDLYKIGLGFDMPCAPVDGMDPVAVHNAMDEAAQRARNGEGPTFLEMRTYRYRGHSMSDPAKYRTKDELEEYKAKDPIESVRETILNEKYADQAWIEEIEAKVKQIVDESVKFAEESPWPEASELYTDVYVQQDYPYIQD from the coding sequence ATGAGTGCAGTAGAAATTAATAAGGATACCTATCTGAAGTGGTTTGAGTCGATGTTACTAATGCGTAAATTCGAAGAGAAAACTGGTCAACTTTACGGACAACAGAAAATCCGTGGTTTTTGTCATCTATACATAGGTCAGGAGGCTGTTGTTGCCGGAGCGATTTCTGCATTACAACCTGAAGATTCTATGATCACCGCTTATCGTGATCACGCTCATGCTTTGGCGAAAGGTGTAAGTGCAAACAGTATAATGGCAGAGATGTACGGTAAAGCTACTGGCTGTTCCAAAGGTAAAGGTGGTTCAATGCACATGTTTAGCAAAGAACATAATTTTTATGGTGGTCACGGAATCGTAGGTGGTCAAATACCATTAGGTGCAGGTATCGCATTTGCTGAAAAATATAAAGGGACTAAAAACGTAAACGTTTGCTATATGGGTGATGGTGCTGTTCGTCAGGGCGCATTGAATGAAGCCTTCAATATGGCCATGTTATGGAAACTTCCTGTAATCTTTGTTTGTGAGAACAACGGTTATGCAATGGGAACTTCTGTAGAGCGTACGACTAACATGTTAGATCTTTACAAAATCGGTTTAGGATTCGATATGCCATGTGCCCCGGTTGACGGAATGGATCCCGTTGCTGTTCACAATGCAATGGATGAAGCAGCTCAGCGTGCCCGTAATGGTGAAGGACCAACATTCTTAGAAATGAGAACTTACCGTTACCGTGGACATTCGATGTCTGACCCTGCTAAATATCGTACTAAAGACGAATTAGAAGAATATAAAGCTAAAGATCCGATTGAATCAGTAAGAGAAACTATTCTTAACGAAAAGTATGCTGATCAAGCATGGATTGAGGAAATTGAAGCTAAAGTGAAACAGATCGTGGATGAGTCTGTGAAATTTGCTGAAGAGTCACCATGGCCTGAAGCATCAGAATTATATACTGATGTTTATGTGCAACAAGACTATCCATATATCCAAGATTAA
- a CDS encoding cyanophycinase, with protein MAPKGKLIIIGGAINTGSFTETQFGLPQNMNFFERGILKRITTESVKDTSSRFEIITTASLVPEKVGEEYIKAFAQLDVHDVGVLNIVNREQANDLLNCERVKAADVLVFTGGDQLRLSSIFGGTAIHEILLDKYANEEVVIAGTSAGAAASSKNMIYQGNSKDALLKGEVKITAGLGFIDGVIVDTHFVQRGRIGRLLYATASSPGILGIGLGEDTGLYISNGNTMEAIGSGMVILVDGRSMSDTNLTDVEMGQPVSIKNMVVHVMCDGDIYDLTAHQLTIHHPKVVPTP; from the coding sequence ATGGCTCCAAAAGGTAAATTGATAATTATTGGTGGTGCAATAAATACCGGAAGTTTTACTGAAACACAATTCGGACTACCTCAGAATATGAATTTCTTTGAGCGTGGTATTCTAAAACGTATTACTACTGAATCTGTTAAAGACACTTCGTCCCGTTTCGAAATTATTACTACCGCATCGCTGGTTCCAGAAAAAGTTGGAGAAGAATATATTAAGGCTTTCGCACAGCTTGATGTACATGATGTTGGCGTACTTAATATTGTAAACAGAGAGCAAGCGAATGATCTTTTGAATTGTGAGCGGGTTAAAGCAGCTGATGTACTGGTGTTTACTGGTGGAGATCAGCTCCGTTTATCTTCTATTTTTGGAGGAACAGCCATACATGAAATCTTGCTTGACAAATATGCGAATGAAGAAGTTGTAATTGCAGGTACCTCAGCAGGTGCTGCGGCAAGTTCTAAAAATATGATCTACCAGGGTAATAGTAAAGATGCCCTGTTAAAAGGAGAAGTCAAAATTACTGCTGGACTGGGTTTTATTGACGGAGTGATCGTTGATACCCATTTCGTACAACGCGGTAGAATCGGACGTTTACTTTATGCAACAGCAAGCAGTCCTGGCATACTTGGAATTGGGCTTGGAGAAGATACAGGCTTGTATATCTCCAATGGCAATACCATGGAAGCAATCGGTTCAGGAATGGTTATTCTTGTTGACGGAAGAAGTATGTCGGATACTAACCTGACAGATGTAGAAATGGGACAACCTGTTTCCATCAAAAATATGGTAGTACACGTAATGTGCGACGGGGATATTTATGATCTTACAGCGCACCAGTTAACTATTCATCATCCAAAAGTTGTACCTACACCCTAA
- a CDS encoding isoaspartyl peptidase/L-asparaginase, producing the protein MKLIIHGGFFSESSTNQETKKAKQDALSEIASLSYTYLQSHTALETVAYAVNLLEDNILFNAGLGSQIQSDGKVRLSASIMDGKTQKFAGVINIQDVQNPIRIASLLLNYEDSVLSGEGAIDFARNNKFPYFDPVIPQRLAEFELKLNQQNNKGTVGCVALDAAGHLAAATSTGGKGFEIPCRVSDSATVAGNYANEYAGISCTGVGEDIVSVALSARIVTRVTDGFSLKDACDKSFRELKAINGFAGVIGITAAGEVYHTDSHPYMVWASFDVSLQVFN; encoded by the coding sequence ATGAAGTTAATTATCCACGGCGGTTTTTTTAGTGAATCTTCCACTAATCAGGAAACTAAAAAAGCGAAGCAAGACGCATTATCTGAAATTGCTTCACTTTCTTATACCTATCTGCAATCCCATACTGCATTAGAAACTGTAGCTTATGCAGTTAATCTGCTTGAAGATAATATTCTTTTTAATGCAGGTTTAGGCTCACAGATTCAAAGTGATGGTAAAGTCAGGCTGAGCGCTTCTATCATGGATGGAAAAACACAGAAATTTGCAGGAGTAATTAATATTCAGGATGTTCAAAATCCTATCAGGATTGCTTCACTACTCTTAAATTATGAGGACAGCGTATTAAGCGGAGAAGGCGCCATAGATTTTGCGAGAAATAATAAATTCCCTTATTTTGATCCTGTTATACCTCAGCGCTTAGCTGAATTCGAGCTGAAACTTAATCAGCAGAATAATAAAGGAACAGTGGGATGTGTAGCGCTTGATGCTGCTGGTCATCTTGCAGCGGCCACCTCTACCGGAGGGAAAGGCTTTGAAATTCCCTGCAGGGTCAGTGATTCGGCAACTGTAGCCGGGAACTATGCAAATGAATATGCCGGGATTTCCTGTACCGGAGTAGGAGAAGATATTGTGAGCGTAGCACTATCAGCCAGGATTGTGACCAGGGTTACTGACGGCTTTAGCTTAAAAGATGCTTGCGATAAATCTTTTCGTGAATTAAAAGCTATAAATGGCTTTGCAGGCGTAATTGGTATTACAGCTGCTGGCGAAGTCTACCATACTGATTCACATCCCTATATGGTTTGGGCTTCTTTTGATGTTAGTTTACAGGTGTTTAACTAA
- a CDS encoding C40 family peptidase, whose product MIKKFLFSALIALCSVTALNAQTKTKETNKLEDPDNLASQYFSQVMGIAVDATSNVKLYKFIYEWIGTPYRFGGNTKKGIDCSAFTKAIYDKVFNTTLLRNSRDIFSMVDPLPKDELKEGDLVFFKIRSTRITHIGIYLGDNRFAHASSSRGVVISNLNEPYYSRFFYKGGRILESAKKDLIEE is encoded by the coding sequence ATGATAAAAAAATTTTTGTTTTCTGCCCTTATTGCTTTGTGCAGCGTAACTGCTTTAAACGCGCAAACTAAAACAAAAGAAACCAACAAATTAGAGGATCCTGATAACTTAGCTTCCCAATATTTCTCCCAGGTTATGGGTATCGCAGTCGACGCGACATCTAACGTTAAGCTCTACAAATTCATTTATGAATGGATAGGAACCCCTTACCGGTTTGGAGGAAATACCAAGAAAGGAATAGATTGTTCAGCATTTACCAAGGCGATCTACGACAAAGTTTTCAACACTACATTGTTAAGAAATTCAAGAGACATCTTCAGCATGGTAGACCCACTACCTAAAGATGAACTAAAAGAAGGAGACTTAGTCTTCTTTAAAATCAGAAGTACAAGAATCACACATATCGGAATTTATTTAGGTGACAACCGCTTTGCTCACGCATCTTCTTCAAGAGGTGTTGTAATCAGCAATTTGAATGAGCCTTATTATTCACGCTTCTTTTATAAAGGCGGACGGATTCTTGAATCTGCTAAAAAAGATTTAATCGAAGAATAA
- a CDS encoding carboxy terminal-processing peptidase, with amino-acid sequence MDFKLFKEMLKRILLVTFTAAVLACSAAPKPQQLVEGIPNIKPDEQQSLVCKEIVALIENYNYKKLTVNDSISSLVLDKYIKALDPYRSYFLASDIKDFEQFRSTLDDAFRAGDLSAPFYIFNVYSKRYNETLNYAMAHIKDKYDFNQNDTYVFDREKMPWVTSTAALNDIWKKRVKYELINLKIAGTAEAKNVETLTKRYQNLKSQSSKLNNQDVFQMIMDAFTETIDPHTNYFNPAKAVQFNEDMARSFEGIGARLQLENDVLKISEIIPGGPAFKSKLLNSGDRIVAVGQATGEFEDIIGWRIDNSVAKIKGPKGTKVRLKIIPVGQDMSSKPVIVELIRERIVMEDQSAKKEVKTIESNGKPYKIGIITVPAFYADFKAANAGDPNYKSTTRDVKLLIDTLKNKDKVDAIVMDLRANGGGSLLEAIDLTGLFIDKGPVVQVKDLKGNVEVSSDEHPGVAWSGPFGVMVDRLSASASEIFAGAIQDYGRGIIIGTQTYGKGTVQSSIDLNKLVNPSILQRLASLVQKGAPGSGLTIKGGKDTPQLGQINLTMAKFYRVNGSSTQHKGVMPDITLPSFYPMDKIGEDTETSALPWDEVQKSNFIAVANLAAVKPELVKLHDARMEKSLDYKVLIQGIADMKKRDQETSVTLNEGKLKSERDSLEAKSLEKTNKLRASRGLPPVKKGDKIKKKEDFDFFQDESLRVMGDFIQLKP; translated from the coding sequence ATGGATTTTAAATTATTTAAAGAGATGTTGAAAAGAATATTACTGGTAACCTTCACTGCAGCTGTACTTGCCTGCTCGGCCGCTCCAAAACCACAACAGCTGGTTGAAGGTATCCCTAATATTAAGCCTGATGAGCAGCAGAGTTTGGTATGCAAGGAAATCGTGGCACTTATAGAAAACTATAACTATAAGAAATTAACAGTAAACGATTCTATTTCCTCTCTCGTGCTTGATAAATATATCAAGGCGCTGGATCCATACAGAAGTTATTTCCTGGCTTCAGATATTAAAGATTTCGAACAATTCCGTAGCACACTCGATGATGCTTTCAGAGCAGGTGATTTAAGCGCTCCATTTTATATATTCAATGTTTACTCTAAAAGATATAACGAAACCTTGAATTATGCGATGGCACATATCAAAGATAAATATGATTTCAACCAGAATGATACTTACGTATTTGACAGAGAGAAAATGCCATGGGTAACTTCTACGGCTGCTTTAAATGATATTTGGAAAAAGAGAGTTAAATATGAACTGATCAATTTAAAGATCGCCGGTACAGCTGAAGCCAAAAATGTAGAAACACTGACCAAAAGATATCAGAATCTGAAGTCACAGTCTTCTAAATTGAACAATCAGGATGTATTCCAGATGATCATGGATGCTTTTACAGAAACTATTGATCCGCACACCAATTACTTTAATCCAGCTAAAGCTGTTCAGTTCAATGAAGATATGGCACGTTCTTTTGAAGGGATCGGTGCACGTCTGCAATTGGAAAATGATGTATTGAAAATTTCAGAGATCATTCCTGGTGGACCAGCTTTTAAAAGTAAACTACTAAACTCAGGTGACAGAATTGTTGCCGTAGGACAAGCAACAGGAGAATTCGAAGATATTATCGGATGGAGAATAGATAACTCCGTTGCTAAAATAAAAGGTCCTAAAGGCACTAAAGTAAGATTGAAAATCATTCCTGTAGGTCAGGATATGTCTTCTAAACCTGTGATCGTTGAGCTCATCAGAGAGCGCATCGTGATGGAAGATCAGTCTGCTAAAAAAGAAGTAAAAACTATTGAGTCCAATGGCAAGCCTTATAAAATAGGAATCATTACTGTTCCTGCATTCTATGCAGATTTTAAAGCAGCCAATGCAGGAGATCCAAATTATAAAAGTACAACCCGCGACGTAAAACTATTAATTGATACCCTGAAAAATAAAGATAAAGTTGATGCAATTGTGATGGACCTTCGTGCAAATGGCGGTGGCTCATTGTTAGAAGCAATTGATTTAACAGGATTATTTATTGATAAAGGGCCTGTCGTTCAAGTTAAAGATTTAAAAGGAAATGTAGAGGTCAGCAGTGACGAACATCCGGGTGTTGCCTGGTCTGGTCCTTTCGGTGTGATGGTAGATCGTTTGAGTGCTTCGGCATCAGAGATCTTTGCAGGAGCAATTCAGGACTATGGAAGAGGAATTATTATTGGTACACAGACCTATGGTAAAGGAACTGTTCAGTCGTCAATTGATCTAAATAAACTGGTTAATCCTTCTATCCTGCAACGTCTGGCAAGTTTGGTACAGAAAGGTGCCCCAGGTTCTGGTTTGACTATCAAAGGCGGAAAAGATACTCCTCAGCTTGGACAGATCAACCTGACTATGGCTAAATTCTACCGCGTAAATGGGAGCAGTACACAGCATAAAGGAGTAATGCCTGATATTACGCTACCATCTTTCTATCCAATGGATAAAATTGGAGAAGACACAGAAACATCAGCATTGCCATGGGATGAAGTTCAGAAATCTAACTTTATCGCAGTTGCCAACTTAGCTGCTGTGAAGCCAGAACTGGTTAAACTGCATGATGCAAGAATGGAGAAATCACTGGATTATAAAGTGCTGATCCAGGGAATTGCTGATATGAAGAAACGTGATCAGGAAACTTCTGTGACTTTGAACGAAGGCAAACTGAAATCAGAAAGAGATAGCCTGGAAGCTAAATCTCTGGAAAAAACTAATAAGCTTAGAGCTTCAAGAGGTCTGCCACCTGTTAAAAAAGGAGACAAGATCAAGAAGAAAGAAGATTTTGACTTCTTCCAGGATGAAAGCTTGAGAGTGATGGGAGACTTTATCCAGCTTAAGCCATAA